A DNA window from Myxococcales bacterium contains the following coding sequences:
- a CDS encoding serine/threonine protein kinase, with translation MIDDPTAPGGDGAATVAAGSGSSGASLPVTAGDRFGRFRVDGMLGAGGMGVVFAAHDPVLDRPVAIKVMAQLADDTAAAAVEARLVREAKAMARLTHPNVVRVYEAGATRAGVFLVMELIEGTTLARWLDAPRSWREVIARFVAAGRGLAAAHAAGMVHRDFKPANVLLGHDGRVLVTDFGLVSVGTSVDDTTPAPPPLDDGGDLSSGRVVGTPRYMAPEQHQRGAIDHRTDQWSFCAALWEGLYGAHPFAAETLEILTMRVCVDDVAPPADERGVPTRIRAALTRGLARDAEARFPSMAALLAELERDPGRTTRRLLMIGGAVGLVGLAAFGWLREPARPARRGLCAGLTAPTWTPAERAAIAAQFRAVRGAAGDDVFARAAARLDGYGAHWHEIQAGVCHTDDRRSAEFLERIGCLARLKAEGAALLAVLSTRASAEVVDGAVAAVASLPAVETCLDPRQRGARTVALSPEQRVAMAAVEGQLQRSDALFRAGLFAEALTEARAAAAAATAMGDPGVEAQARLALGRALDRTGALVESERELRAAAQRAASAGADPTMAGAWVALMWVLAQSERAAESLTLAPLIEGAIERIGNPPRLRADYTFYQAVALIELGRYEAAVPVLERALAIWTELDPSDLAVARVLNTMANVAAYRGRSDDAVALYTRALAQSEAALGPDHPDVAKVLANLADAELERGGAASSLARCQHAVAIYRATPGADPRSSEHAGRCVGVALHQLGRLDEARATLAEAVAVGERGQPPSGFLPYTLTALAAVEAELGDPAAALALADRALALHNPSDRHKATAVRGGALVDLGRGAAARPELEAALADFTGGADDRAALEFALARALWTDRRTRPRARGLAEAARQRYADVGQARARAAVDAWLRARP, from the coding sequence GTGATCGACGATCCGACCGCGCCCGGTGGTGACGGGGCGGCGACCGTGGCGGCCGGCTCGGGCTCGTCGGGCGCGTCGCTCCCGGTCACGGCGGGTGATCGGTTCGGGCGGTTCCGGGTCGACGGCATGCTGGGCGCCGGCGGCATGGGCGTGGTGTTCGCGGCCCACGATCCGGTGCTCGATCGCCCGGTCGCGATCAAGGTGATGGCGCAGCTCGCCGACGACACCGCCGCGGCCGCGGTCGAGGCCCGGCTGGTGCGCGAGGCCAAGGCCATGGCGCGCCTGACCCACCCCAACGTGGTGCGCGTCTACGAGGCCGGCGCGACCCGGGCCGGCGTGTTCCTGGTGATGGAGCTGATCGAGGGCACGACGCTGGCGCGCTGGCTCGACGCGCCGCGGTCGTGGCGCGAGGTGATCGCGCGGTTCGTCGCGGCCGGGCGCGGGCTGGCCGCCGCGCACGCCGCCGGCATGGTCCACCGCGACTTCAAGCCGGCCAACGTGCTGCTCGGCCACGACGGGCGCGTGCTGGTGACCGATTTCGGGCTGGTCAGCGTCGGCACCAGCGTCGACGACACCACCCCCGCGCCGCCGCCGCTCGACGACGGCGGCGATCTGTCGAGCGGGCGCGTGGTCGGCACGCCCCGCTACATGGCGCCCGAGCAGCACCAGCGCGGCGCGATCGATCACCGCACCGACCAGTGGTCGTTCTGCGCGGCGCTGTGGGAGGGGCTCTACGGCGCGCACCCGTTCGCCGCCGAGACGCTCGAGATCCTGACCATGCGGGTGTGCGTCGACGACGTCGCGCCGCCCGCCGACGAGCGCGGCGTGCCGACGCGGATCCGCGCGGCCCTGACCCGCGGCCTCGCGCGCGACGCCGAGGCCCGGTTCCCGTCGATGGCCGCGCTCCTGGCCGAGCTCGAGCGCGATCCGGGGCGGACCACCCGCCGGCTGCTGATGATCGGCGGCGCGGTCGGCCTGGTCGGCCTGGCGGCGTTCGGCTGGCTGCGCGAGCCGGCGCGGCCGGCGCGGCGGGGGCTGTGCGCGGGTCTGACCGCGCCGACCTGGACGCCGGCGGAGCGCGCGGCGATCGCGGCGCAGTTCCGGGCGGTGCGCGGGGCCGCGGGCGACGACGTGTTCGCGCGCGCCGCGGCCCGGCTCGACGGGTACGGCGCGCACTGGCACGAGATCCAGGCGGGCGTGTGCCACACCGACGATCGGCGCTCGGCCGAGTTCCTCGAGCGGATCGGCTGCCTGGCGCGGCTCAAGGCCGAGGGGGCGGCGCTGCTCGCGGTGTTGTCGACCCGGGCCAGCGCGGAGGTAGTCGACGGTGCGGTGGCGGCGGTCGCGAGCCTGCCGGCGGTCGAGACCTGTCTCGATCCGCGCCAGCGCGGCGCCCGCACGGTCGCGCTATCGCCCGAGCAGCGCGTGGCGATGGCGGCGGTCGAGGGCCAGCTCCAGCGGTCGGACGCGCTGTTCCGCGCCGGGCTGTTCGCCGAGGCGCTGACCGAGGCCCGGGCGGCGGCCGCCGCGGCGACGGCGATGGGCGACCCGGGCGTCGAGGCCCAGGCGCGGCTCGCGCTCGGCCGGGCGCTCGATCGCACCGGCGCGCTGGTCGAGAGCGAGCGCGAGCTGCGGGCGGCGGCCCAGCGCGCGGCCAGCGCTGGCGCCGACCCCACGATGGCCGGCGCGTGGGTCGCGCTCATGTGGGTGCTGGCGCAGTCGGAGCGCGCCGCCGAGAGCCTGACCCTGGCGCCGCTGATCGAGGGCGCGATCGAGCGCATCGGCAACCCGCCGCGGCTGCGCGCCGACTACACGTTCTACCAGGCGGTCGCGCTGATCGAGCTGGGCCGGTACGAGGCGGCCGTGCCGGTGCTCGAGCGCGCGCTCGCGATCTGGACCGAGCTCGATCCGTCCGATCTCGCGGTCGCGCGCGTGCTCAACACGATGGCCAACGTGGCCGCGTACCGCGGTCGGTCCGACGACGCGGTGGCGCTGTACACCCGGGCGCTGGCGCAGTCGGAGGCGGCGCTCGGCCCCGACCACCCCGACGTGGCCAAGGTGCTGGCGAACCTCGCGGACGCCGAGCTCGAGCGCGGCGGCGCCGCGTCGTCGCTCGCGCGCTGCCAGCACGCCGTCGCGATCTACCGGGCCACGCCCGGCGCCGATCCGCGCAGCAGCGAGCACGCGGGCCGGTGCGTCGGCGTGGCGCTGCACCAGCTCGGTCGCCTCGACGAGGCCCGCGCGACGCTGGCCGAGGCGGTCGCGGTGGGCGAGCGCGGCCAGCCGCCGTCGGGGTTCTTGCCGTACACGCTGACCGCGCTGGCCGCGGTCGAGGCCGAGCTGGGCGATCCGGCCGCTGCGCTGGCGCTGGCCGACCGTGCGCTCGCGCTGCACAACCCGAGCGATCGTCACAAGGCGACCGCGGTCCGCGGGGGCGCGCTGGTCGACCTCGGGCGCGGGGCGGCCGCGCGCCCGGAGCTCGAGGCCGCGCTCGCGGACTTCACCGGCGGCGCTGACGATCGCGCGGCGCTCGAGTTCGCGCTGGCCCGCGCGCTGTGGACCGATCGCCGCACCCGCCCGCGGGCCCGGGGGCTGGCCGAGGCCGCGCGCCAGCGCTACGCCGACGTGGGGCAGGCCCGGGCCCGCGCCGCGGTCGACGCCTGGCTGCGCGCGCGCCCGTGA
- a CDS encoding SDR family NAD(P)-dependent oxidoreductase, translated as MTSSFADRHVVITGASGGLGGAVVEHLVAAGATVHAPLMEAARPPAATWLDHAQVQVTLGVDGSSEAAIVAYYAALPPLWASIHLVGGYAGAALIDTSAADFDRMIAMNARTCFLATREAARALRGRGGRIVNVAARPALVPTAGLVAYAASKAAVVAITQGAAAELSAEGVFVNAIVPSIIDTPANRAAMPDADFARWPKPSELAAAIGYLASPANALTSGALVPVYGRA; from the coding sequence ATGACCTCATCGTTCGCAGATCGTCACGTCGTGATCACCGGGGCCAGCGGCGGGCTGGGCGGCGCGGTGGTCGAGCACCTGGTCGCCGCGGGCGCCACGGTCCACGCGCCGCTGATGGAGGCGGCGCGGCCGCCGGCGGCGACCTGGCTCGACCACGCGCAGGTACAGGTCACGCTCGGCGTCGACGGCAGCAGCGAGGCCGCGATCGTCGCGTACTACGCGGCGCTGCCGCCGCTGTGGGCGTCGATCCACCTGGTCGGCGGCTACGCCGGCGCGGCCCTGATCGACACCAGCGCGGCCGACTTCGACCGCATGATCGCGATGAACGCGCGCACCTGCTTTTTGGCCACGCGCGAGGCGGCGCGGGCGCTGCGCGGGCGCGGCGGCCGGATCGTCAACGTCGCGGCCCGGCCGGCGCTGGTGCCGACCGCGGGGCTGGTCGCGTACGCGGCGTCGAAGGCGGCGGTGGTCGCGATCACCCAGGGCGCCGCCGCCGAGCTGTCGGCCGAGGGCGTGTTCGTCAACGCGATCGTGCCGTCGATCATCGACACGCCGGCCAACCGCGCCGCGATGCCCGACGCCGACTTCGCGCGCTGGCCCAAGCCCAGCGAGCTGGCGGCGGCGATCGGCTACCTGGCGAGCCCGGCCAACGCGCTGACCTCGGGGGCGCTGGTGCCGGTCTACGGGCGGGCCTAG
- a CDS encoding DUF1513 domain-containing protein gives MASTRRQWLCGVGAAIVAAPLVRCRGGGTAAPTRLGTIIGGGAYGVSDRPTEARYALSLIDLDRGGRVELDVAFTVHGFAPDPTRARRAVCFEKQGPGACEVDLRAPRVVRPLPPTPGRGFYGHGTFSRDGRALYAVETTLGSGVGAIVVRDGASLDVLGEFPSYGHNPHDCVPIDGGAALLITNGGGTIDGPAPCVTIVDVASQRLLEQKPIPDLRWNAGHVAMSAAGEVVAVSAPRDGRPRGDLGGVSIGTRTTPLLLVTDPVDVVRRLTGESLSVAIDDAHQVAGVTTPSAGLLTFWDLRTRALRAHHALPLARGLCRTLDGSAFVVSHSGGQLDRIDPGTLALDPAATITGTKLSGSHLYAWDPRA, from the coding sequence ATGGCCTCGACCCGACGTCAGTGGCTGTGCGGCGTCGGCGCCGCGATCGTGGCCGCGCCGCTGGTGCGCTGTCGCGGCGGCGGCACCGCCGCGCCGACCCGGCTGGGCACGATCATCGGCGGCGGCGCCTATGGCGTCTCGGATCGCCCGACCGAGGCCCGCTACGCGCTGTCGCTGATCGATCTGGACCGCGGCGGCCGGGTCGAGCTCGACGTCGCGTTCACGGTCCACGGCTTCGCGCCCGATCCGACCCGGGCCCGCCGCGCGGTCTGCTTCGAGAAGCAGGGCCCCGGCGCGTGCGAGGTCGACCTGCGCGCGCCCCGGGTCGTGCGCCCGCTGCCGCCGACGCCGGGCCGCGGGTTCTACGGCCACGGGACCTTCAGCCGGGACGGCCGCGCGCTCTACGCGGTCGAGACCACCCTCGGCAGCGGCGTCGGCGCGATCGTCGTGCGCGACGGCGCCAGCCTCGACGTGCTGGGCGAGTTCCCGAGCTACGGCCACAACCCGCACGACTGCGTGCCCATCGACGGCGGCGCCGCGCTGCTCATCACCAACGGCGGCGGCACGATCGACGGCCCGGCGCCGTGCGTCACGATCGTCGACGTCGCCAGCCAGCGCCTGCTCGAGCAGAAGCCCATCCCCGACCTGCGCTGGAACGCCGGCCACGTCGCGATGTCCGCCGCCGGCGAGGTGGTCGCGGTCTCCGCGCCCCGCGACGGCCGCCCCCGCGGCGACCTCGGCGGCGTCTCGATCGGCACCCGCACCACGCCGCTCCTGCTCGTGACCGACCCCGTCGACGTCGTCCGCCGCCTCACCGGCGAGTCGCTCTCGGTCGCCATCGACGACGCCCACCAGGTCGCCGGCGTCACCACGCCCAGCGCCGGCCTCCTGACCTTCTGGGACCTCCGCACCCGCGCGCTGCGCGCCCACCACGCCCTCCCCCTCGCCCGCGGCCTGTGCCGCACCCTCGACGGCAGCGCCTTCGTCGTCAGCCACTCCGGCGGCCAGCTCGACCGGATCGATCCCGGCACGCTCGCGCTCGACCCCGCCGCGACGATCACCGGCACGAAGCTGTCCGGCTCGCACCTCTACGCTTGGGACCCGCGGGCGTAG